A single window of Balaenoptera acutorostrata chromosome X, mBalAcu1.1, whole genome shotgun sequence DNA harbors:
- the CHST7 gene encoding carbohydrate sulfotransferase 7 encodes MKGRRRRRRREYCKFALLLVLYTLVLLLVPSVLDGGREGDKGAGHCPGLQRSLGVWSLEAAAAGEREQGAEARPAAEEDAGRSPRSRGTLNGAVGEAASREKQHIYVHATWRTGSSFLGELFNQHPDVFYLYEPMWHLWQALYPGDAESLQGALRDMLRSLFRCDFSVLQLYAPPGDSAARAPDAANLTTAALFRWRTNKVICSPPLCPGAPRARAEVGLVEDTACERSCPPVALRALEAECRKYPVVVIKDVRLLDLGVLVPLLRDPGLNLKVVQLFRDPRAVHNSRLKSRQGLLRESIQVLRTRQRGDRFHRVLLAHGMGARPGGPSRALPAAPRADFFLTGALEVICEAWLRDLLFARGAPAWLRRRYLRLRYEDLVRQPRAQLRRLQRFAGLRALAALDAFALNMTRGAAYGADRPFHLSARDAREAVHAWRERLSREQVRQVETACAPAMRLLAYPRSWEDGNAEPAEDEETPPETEADGAT; translated from the coding sequence ATGAagggccggcggcggcggcggcgccgagAGTACTGCAAGTTCGCGCTGCTGTTGGTGCTGTACACGCTGGTGCTGCTGCTCGTCCCCTCTGTCCTGGACGGCGGCCGCGAAGGGGACAAGGGCGCTGGGCACTGCCCGGGCCTGCAGCGCAGCCTGGGAGTGTGGAGcctggaggcggcggcggcgggcgagCGCGAGCAGGGCGCGGAGGCGCGGCCCGCCGCGGAGGAGGACGCGGGCCGGTCCCCCAGGTCCCGGGGCACCCTCAACGGCGCCGTCGGGGAGGCGGCGTCTCGCGAAAAGCAGCACATCTATGTGCACGCCACCTGGCGCACGGGCTCGTCGTTCCTGGGCGAGCTCTTTAACCAGCACCCGGACGTTTTCTACTTGTACGAGCCCATGTGGCATCTGTGGCAGGCGCTGTATCCGGGCGACGCCGAAAGCCTGCAGGGCGCGCTGCGCGACATGCTGCGCTCGCTCTTCCGCTGCGACTTCTCGGTGCTGCAGCTGTACGCGCCACCGGGGGATTCCGCCGCGCGCGCCCCGGACGCGGCCAATCTCACCACGGCCGCCCTCTTTCGCTGGCGGACCAACAAGGTCATCTGCTCGCCGCCGCTGTGCCCCGGCGCGCCCCGGGCCCGCGCCGAGGTCGGCCTCGTCGAGGACACCGCCTGCGAGCGCAGCTGCCCACCCGTGGCTCTCCGCGCCCTGGAGGCCGAGTGCCGCAAGTATCCGGTGGTGGTCATCAAGGACGTGCGCCTCCTCGACCTGGGCGTGCTGGTGCCCCTGCTGCGCGACCCCGGTCTCAACCTGAAGGTGGTGCAGCTTTTCCGCGACCCGCGGGCCGTGCACAACTCGCGCCTCAAGTCTCGGCAGGGGCTGCTGCGCGAGAGCATCCAAGTGCTGCGCACCCGCCAGAGGGGCGACCGCTTCCACCGCGTGCTGCTGGCGCACGGCATGGGCGCTCGACCCGGGGGCCCGTCCCGCGCACTGCCAGCCGCCCCGCGCGCCGACTTCTTCCTGACCGGGGCGCTCGAGGTGATCTGCGAAGCCTGGCTGCGCGACCTGCTGTTCGCGCGCGGCGCGCCAGCCTGGCTACGGCGCCGCTACCTGAGGCTGCGCTACGAGGACCTGGTGCGGCAGCCGCGCGCCCAGCTGCGCCGCCTGCAGCGCTTCGCCGGGCTGCGCGCGCTCGCCGCGCTCGACGCCTTCGCGCTCAACATGACGCGCGGCGCGGCCTACGGCGCGGACCGGCCCTTCCACCTGTCGGCGCGCGATGCCCGCGAGGCCGTGCACGCCTGGCGCGAGCGCCTGAGCCGAGAGCAGGTGCGTCAGGTGGA